From a region of the Drosophila virilis strain 15010-1051.87 chromosome 3, Dvir_AGI_RSII-ME, whole genome shotgun sequence genome:
- the LOC6622232 gene encoding gram-negative bacteria-binding protein 2-like, translated as MQFKCLLYLMGCFFALMYAFEKNDIEVIVKGKEVEINVHDDPELKTFFFSTDIGEECTSDYKFVHNHNANNTFVYKIDINKELRKDDTLSIFGIFETTDKVISKTYDLIIDESGRGVKQDIPQRSDCIKSETVVNFKEQPCSQVLVFKDDFDDQSLSGWTYEIRSRVLDPVPDQEFVAYMKNTKLNNGLLYLYANWVNDTHFHIAEGCTSKHNGDINKLMRQCGPLKLKGGVSIPPVHSAKLHSSFTFKYGRVEIRARLPIGDWLFPYLLLQPANTQSEDNYVNHLRIVYARGNKRLQDKNSLPIGGDVLFGSAVLWSQDGAREHMTIKRNLYNKQFGDKFHIYTLIWHKDRIIFKVDGLKYGTITHPDVLRTFDLNECFLVLGLTAGGGLNFPHDYLMPEQVKFMNGAVKATELFTEQAVRESWIQPNLVIDYVHVYTTHVNEE; from the exons atgcaatttaagtGTCTACTGTATTTAATGGGTTGCTTTTTTGCTCTTATGTACGCCTTTGAAAAAAACGATATAGAAGTGATAGTGAAAGGCAAAGAAGTCGAGATTAACGTACACG ATGATCCCGAActcaaaacatttttcttttcaactGACATTGGCGAGGAATGCACTTCAGACTATAAATTTGTCCATAACCATAACGCGAACAATACATTTGTTTATAAGATAGATATTAACAAAGAACTCCGGAAGGACGATACGCTAAgcatttttggaatttttgaAACTACGGATAAAGTAATATCGAAAACATACGATTTAATCATTGATGAGTCTGGGAGAGGAGTCAAGCAAGACATTCCACAAAGGTCCGATTGCATCAAATCCGAGACGGTTGTGAATTTTAAAGAGCAACCCTGCAGCCAAGTTCTTGTGTTTAAGGACGATTTTGATGATCAGAGTCTTTCCGGTTGGACCTATGAAATACGCTCACGAGTCTTAGACCCAGTACCCGATCAGGAATTTGTAGCTTACATGAAGAATACTAAACTTAATAATGGCCTTCTGTATTTATACGCAAATTGGGTGAATGATACTCATTTTCATATTGCTGAAGGTTGCACAAGCAAACATAATGGGgacattaataaattaatgcgTCAATGTGGACCACTAAAACTAAAGGGAGGTGTTTCAATACCTCCTGTGCATTCAGCAAAACTGCATAGCtcttttacttttaaatatgGACGGGTGGAAATAAGAGCTAGGCTGCCCATTGGCGACTGGCTATTTCCCT atCTACTCCTGCAGCCTGCGAACACCCAAAGTGAAGATAATTACGTCAATCATTTGCGCATCGTTTATGCACGAGGCAACAAAAGGTTACAAGATAAAAATTCCCTGCCAATCGGTGGAGATGTGCTCTTTGGAAGTGCTGTCCTTTGGTCCCAAGATGGAGCCAGGGAGCATATGACCATTAAGCGAAATTTGTACAATAAGCAATTTGGCGATAAGTTTCACATTTATACTCTAATTTGGCACAAGGACCGAATTATATTTAAGGTGGACGGGTTAAAGTACGGGACAATAACGCATCCCGATGTGCTTCGGACGTTCGACTTAAACGAG TGTTTTTTAGTGTTGGGCCTGACTGCAGGTGGAGGTCTCAACTTCCCACATGATTACTTGATGCCAGAGCAGGTGAAATTCATGAATGGAGCAGTAAAGGCTACGGAACTTTTTACTGAACAAGCGGTTAGGGAATCCTGGATACAGCCCAATCTGGTTATTGACTATGTTCATGTTTACACAACTCATGTAAATGAAGAATAA
- the Sgf11 gene encoding SAGA-associated factor 11 homolog: MANSNANQLHLMSSSTGTASQMSTMAQGHTTASAILHNFRELIKEPKGLDDAANYLFQGLLDDVVAGIFIEIHHLRKTGNLTALDGVGEENAESAYRICEMPNLDIFGISTAKKPMDCTCPNCDRLVAATRFAPHLEKCMGMGRISSRIASRRLATKEGSSASSTSTSTYLQSGNTGGTDDEDDVDWSSDKRKKKSTQNSRNNGSKKNNGKTF, from the coding sequence ATGGCTAATTCAAATGCAAACCAATTGCATCTAATGAGTTCATCGACCGGAACTGCATCTCAAATGTCCACAATGGCACAGGGGCACACTACAGCGTCAGCCATTTTACACAATTTTCGAGAGTTAATCAAGGAACCAAAAGGATTGGACGATGCTGCAAACTACTTGTTCCAGGGGCTACTCGATGATGTGGTAGCCggtatttttatagaaattcaCCATTTGCGTAAGACCGGCAATCTGACAGCACTTGATGGTGTCGGCGAAGAAAATGCTGAGTCTGCGTACCGAATTTGTGAGATGCCAAATTTGgacatttttggcatatcAACAGCCAAGAAGCCGATGGACTGCACCTGCCCAAATTGTGACAGACTAGTGGCGGCGACCAGATTTGCACCACACTTGGAGAAATGCATGGGCATGGGTCGCATCTCATCTCGCATTGCCAGTCGACGATTGGCAACCAAGGAGGGCTCCAGCGCTAGCTCCACCTCTACTTCAACATATTTACAGTCGGGCAATACAGGCGGTACCGATGACGAAGATGATGTAGACTGGTCATCAGATAAGCGCAAAAAGAAGTCAACACAGAACTCACGCAACAACGGATCCAAAAAGAAcaatggaaaaacattttaa
- the Chmp1 gene encoding charged multivesicular body protein 1b, translating into MSTSSMEKHLFNLKFAVKELERNSKKCEKEEKLEKAKAKKAIQKGNMDVARIHAENAIRQKNQAVNYLRMSARVDAVASRVQSALTTRKVTGSMAGVVKAMDAAMKGMNLEKISSLMEKFESQFEDLDVQSSVMEGTMSDTVTTSVPQGDVDNLLQQVADEAGLELNMELPSGVQSSTIGASTQVSQEQDELTQRLARLRQAE; encoded by the exons ATGTCTACATCTTCAATGGAAA AACACcttttcaatttaaagtttGCTGTAAAAGAGCTGGAACGCAATTCAAAGAAATGCGAGAAAGAAGAAAAGCTagaaaaggcaaaggcaaaaaaagCTATTCAAAAAGGTAATATGGATGTAGCTCGCATTCATGCCGAGAATGCTATTCGACAAAAGAATCAAGCCGTAAATTACCTTCGCATGAGTGCGCGTGTGGATGCAGTTGCCAGTCGAGTTCAGTCGGCATTGACAACACGCAAAGTCACCGGCTCTATGGCCGGTGTGGTGAAAGCCATGGATGCTGCAATGAAGGGCATGAATCTGGAAAAAATCTCTTCGCTAATGGAAAAATTCGAATCGCAGTTTGAAGATTTGGATGTACAAAGCTCAGTGATGGAAGGCACTATGTCTGATACGGTGACCACATCGGTGCCCCAAGGCGATGTTGACAATCTCTTGCAACAAGTTGCCGATGAAGCTGGTCTCGAACTGAACATGGAGCTACCCAGCGGTGTACAAAGTTCTACCATTGGCGCCTCCACGCAAGTCTCACAGGAACAGGATGAGCTGACACAGCGCCTGGCACGTTTGCGACAAGCTGAATAG
- the LOC6624214 gene encoding uncharacterized protein: protein MTLHKKQELYKSLVEKIFSRCQQIQAENERCVMRVNGIKKILRRRTHDLVLLKKKLDKHGDDWRSIPMMGPQPKGKPEQKRRGPKPKSKQTMTDATSEATCKPRKQRVKKQTSDGNATTAHHTVQLQQLSTV, encoded by the exons ATGACGCTtcataaaaaacaagaactGTACAAATCGCTCGTGGAGAAAATATTCAGTAGGTGCCAGCAAATACAAGCGGAAAATGAACGATGCGTAATGAG AGTAAATGGAATTAAGAAGATATTACGTCGGCGCACACACGATTTggtgttgttaaaaaaaaaacttgacaAACATGGTGATGATTGGCGTTCAATACCAATGATGGGGCCACAGCCAAAGGGGAAACCCGAGCAAAAACGTCGCGGACCAAAACCCAAGAGTAAACAGACAATGACAGATGCAACTTCGGAAGCAACATGCAAGCCCCGAAAACAGCGCGTTAAAAAACAAACGTCAGATGGCAATGCAACCACAGCTCACCATACGGTACAACTTCAACAATTGTCTACGGTATAA